CCTATGGCATGCTCCTGTTTCTGCTGTCGGTCGGGATGTCGGTCACGCTCGGCCTGATGAATTTCGTCAATCTGGCGCACTGCGCCTTCGGCATGATCGGCGCTTACGTCGCCGTCATGCTGATGAAGGACTTCAACTGGAATTTCTTCGCCACGCTGCCCTTCGCCTTCCTCTCCGCGGCTCTGGTGAGTGTGGTCGTCGAGCGCACGCTTTATCGTAAACTGTACCGTGCTACCGATCTTGATCAGGTGCTGCTGACCATCGGCCTCGCCTTCATTTCGGTCGCCGCCGCCGCCTGGTTCTTCGGCACCACACAGCAGCCGGTCGCCATGCCGAGCTATATGCGCGGCTCGATCAACTTCCTTGGCCTGAACATCGGCATCTACCGCATGTTTCTGGTCGCTGTTGGTATCGTCGTGACCATCCTGCTGGTCATGACCCTGGAGCACACCCGCTTCGGCGCGCAGGTCCGCGCCGCGGTCGATAACCAGCGCATGGCGCGCGGCCTCGGCATCGACGTCGACCGCACCTTCGCCGTTACCTTCGCGCTCGGCTCCGGCCTCGCCGGTCTCGGCGGCGCGCTGGCGATCGAGATCGTCGGCCTCGATCCGCATTTCGCCTTCATCTATCTGGTCTATGTGCTGATCGTCGTTTCGGTCGGCGGCCTCGGTTCGATCGCCGGCTCGTTCGCCGCCGCCTGCCTCATCGGCATCAGCGACATCGCCGGCAAGTATTATGTGCCCGAGCTCGGTGGCTTCCTGATCTATCTGGTGATGGTGGCAGTGCTGATGTGGAAACCGGCCGGCCTGTTCGGGAAGCGGTCATGACAGTGCTCGATCCGGCCCACACCATGACGCCGCAAACCTACATGCAGCAACTGAGCCGCTGGCGCGCGCTCGAGATCGCGTTCTGGCTCGCGACGCTGCTGCCGTTCTGGCTGTTCCCGACTTACCTCTCGCTGGCGAGCCAGATCGCCATCACGGCGCTGTTCGCGCTGTCGCTCGATCTCATCCTCGGCTATGCCGGCATCGTCTCGCTCGGCCATGCCGCCTTCTTCGGCCTCGGGGCCTACTCAGCCGGCATTTTCACCAAATTCGTGTGGGGCGAGCCCTTCAGCGGCCTTCTGGTCGCAGCGCTCGTCGCTGGCGTGGTCGGCTACGCGTCGAGCTTCATCATCTCGCGCTTCCGGCACCTGACGCTGATCATGATCACGCTCGGCCTTGGCCTGTTGCTACACGAGGCGGCCAACAGCGCGAGCTGGCTGACCGGCGGCTCCGATGGCCTGCAGGGCGTGTCGATCCAGCCGGTGTTCGGCGTCTTCAAGTTCGATCTCTACGGCTACACCGCTTACGGCTACGCGCTCGGCATCCTGTTCCTGTGCTTCCTGTTCACGCGCCACCTGATCAATTCGCCCTTCGGCCTGGCGCTGCGCGGCATCCGCGAGAACTTCACGCGCATGCCGGCAATCGGTGCCGACAGCCGCGCCCATATCCGCAAGGTCTACACGATCTCGGCGATCATTGCCGGCATCGCCGGCGGCATCCTGGCGCAGACCACCGAGACGGTGGCCCTCGAAGTGCTCAGCTTCGAACGCTCCGCCGACGTCTTGGTGATGCTGGTGCTGGGCGGCGCCGGACGGCTCTATGGCGGACTGATCGGCGCCGCGGTGTTCCTGATCGCGCGCGACCAGTTCTCCGGCATCAATCCGCAGTACTGGTATTTCTGGATCGGCGTTCTGCTGGTGGTGGTGGTGATGCTGTTGCCGAACGGCATTCTCGGCGGCCTGTCTAAACTCACGGCGCGCTGGAGGCGCACATGAGCGCGCAAACGATTGCCCTTTCAGCGCGTGGCGTGCAGAAGAGCTTCGGCTCGCTGGTGGTGGCGCGCGACATCAATATCGATTTGCCGGTCGGCGCCCGCTACGCGCTCATCGGCCCGAACGGCGCCGGCAAGACCACGCTCATCAACCTGATGACCGGCATGCTGGTGCCGAACGCCGGCCAGATCGTGCTCGGCGGCGAAGACGTCACCGCGATGAAACCGCAGGCGCGCGTCAAGCGTGGGCTGGCGCGCACCTTCCAGATCAATACTCTGTTCGCCGGCCTCAACCCGCTCGAAGCCGTCACGCTCGCGGTGTGCGAGCGCCGCGGCATCGCCGGCCGCTTCTGGCAGAACATCGCCGGCAACAAGGACGCCATCGAGGAAGCCTACGAAATCCTCGCCAAGCTCAAGCTCGGCGACGCCGCGTATCAGACGACGCGCGAACTGCCCTATGGCCGCCAGCGCCTGCTCGAGATCGCACTGGCGCTGGCCACCAAGCCGAAGGTGCTGCTGCTCGACGAGCCGGCGGCCGGCGTGCCGGTCGAAGAGTCGGGCGAAATCTTCGAGGTCGTCGCCGGCCTGTCCGACGAACTGACTTTGCTGTTCATCGAACACGACATGCATGTCGTGTTCCGCTTCGCCACCCACATCATCGTGCTGGTCGGCGGCGCCATCTTCACGCAAGGTTCGCCCGCCGAAATCTCGACCGACCCCGGCGTGCGCGAGGTCTATCTGGGGACGCGCAAACATGGCTGATGCCCTCCTCCGACTGACCAACGTGACGGCGGGCTACGGCGACGCCGTGGTGCTCAACGACATTTCGCTGGAGATCGGGAATCACGGCGCACTCGCCGTGCTTGGCCGCAACGGCGTCGGCAAATCGACGCTGATGCTCACCATCATGGGCTTCACCCAGATGAAGGCCGGCCAGGTGTTCTGGCGCGGCCAGGATATCTCGCGGCAGCCGCCGCACTGGCGCGCCAATAACGGCATCGCCTGGGTGGCGCAGGAGCGCGAGATTTTCCCGTCGCTGTCGGTGGAGGAAAACCTCACGGTGGCAGCGCGCGGCGGCGAGTGGTCGCTCGAGGCGATCTACAGGATGTTTCCGCGCCTCAACGAGCGCAAGCGCAACATGGGCAACCAGCTCTCCGGCGGCGAGCAGCAGATGCTGGCGATCGCGCGCGCGCTGATGACCAACCCGTCGCTGCTCCTGCTCGACGAGCCGTTCGAGGGCCTCGCCCCGGTCATCGTCGAGGAACTGATCGGCGCGGTGAAGCTGATGCTCTCCGGTCAGAAGCTCGCCATCGTCCTCGTCGAGCAGCACACCGACGTGGCGCTGGAACTGACGGAAAACGCCGTCGTGCTGGAGCGCGGCGCGGTGATGCACCGGGCGCCGTCGGCCGAGCTGCAGAAGGATACCGAGACGCTGGAGCGCTATGTCGGCCTGCGGGTCGCGGCGGAGCATTGATATTCCTAGCTTCACCTCCCCTTGAAAAGGGGAGGTCGGTTTGCGCAGCAAACCGGGTGGGGATCGCTATGACCCCTCCCCGACCCTCCCCCTTTCAGGGGGAGGGAGAAGAAAGGCAGACGTCTTGACCCGGTCGCCATGCTCTTGCTTTATCCCCCCATGACCACCGACGCCCATTTCCTCGACCGCGACACCATCGCCGAGCTCACCGCCCGCATGTATCTCGACACCGGCGCGGTGCGGTTCATGGGCGACAAGCCCTTCATCTTCACTTCGGGCTGGGCGAGCCCGGTCTATAACGACTCGCGCTGGCTGATCTCCTTCCCGGACGTGCGCTCGGCGATCATGGGCTACATGGTCAACGCCATCGACCGCGACATCGGCCGGGACAAGCTCGACGCGGTGGCGGGCGGCGAGACCGCGGGCATCCCCTTCGCCGCCTGGGTCGCCGACCGCATGCACCTGCCGATGCAATATGTGCGCAAGAAGCCCAAGGGCTTCGGCCGCGGCGCGCAGATCGAGGGCGAACTCAAAGCCGGTCAGCGCGTGCTGCTGGTGGAAGATCTCGCCACAGACGGCCGCAGCAAGGTCAATTTCGTCAAGGCGATCCGCGACGCCGACGGCCATTGCGACCACTGCACGGTGATCTTCTTCTACAACATCTACAAAGAGGGCGAGAAGGTCCTCGGCGATCTCGGCGTCACGCTGCACTACCTGACGACCTGGCGCGACGTGCTGCGCGTCGCCAAGAAGATGGACCGCTTCGAGCCGAAGATGCTGGCCGAGGTCGAGAACTTCATCAACGATCCGGCCGGCTGGTCGAAAGCCCATGGCGGCGTTTCGACTGCCGCTGAATAAAGATGTGTAGGGTGGGTTAGCGCCGCGGGCGCGTAACCCACCGCCTGACGGCGGATTACGGCGCTCTGCGCCTAATCCGCCCTACTGCCAGATCGAGCGCGCTGAGGAAGCGCGACACATCCTGCCGCGATAAAGGCGGCGGCCCGCGCGTCACGGCGCCGGCGCTGCGCAAATCGGCCATCAGGTTGCGGCTCGCCAGCGCCATGCCGATGGCATCGTCGTCGAACACCTTGCCGGTCGGCGACAGCACACTGGAGCCGTTCTTGACGCAGCGCGCCGCCAGCGGAACATCGGCGGTAACGACGATGTCATGCCCGCCCGCCCGCTCGGCGATCCATTGGTCGGCGACGTCCGGGCCTTCCGGCACAATGACGCGCTCGATCAGCTCGCTGCGCGGCACATTCATGAACGAGTTGGCGACGATGAAAACCTTGAGCCCGTAGCGCTCGGCAACCCGGTACACCTCGTTCTTGACCGGGCAGGCATCCGCATCGACGAAAATCCGGATGACAGGGCTTGGCGGGTCTTCCATGAAATCAGCGGTCATGATCCAATTGCGGGCGCCGAGGGAGGCATCAATGGCCAAAAAGCGTTCCAAAACAAGGAAAAAGCTGCCGAAGCCGGTGCAGCCGCGCAAACCGGCCAAGCACAATGCGCGCCGTGCCGTATCGGCCAAAACCCGCGCCAAGAAGCCGAAGCAGAAATTCCACGTCAGCCATCACAACGAGGCCGACTTCGACCAGGGCCTGCGCTCTTACGCCAAATACCGCGATCTCGGCCTCGCCCTCGCCACCTCCGGCATGGTGCAGGCGCATGTCATCCGCTTCATTCCGCCGTTCAAGGCGGAGGACGTCGCGCATCCGCATTTTCATGACGTCGACCTGCAGATGATCTATGTGCTCAAGGGGTGGTACAAGACCGAGTTCGAAGGTGAAGGCGTGCACACCTTCACGGCCGGCTCGTGCTGGATCCAGCCGCCAAAGATCAAGCACACCGTGCTCGGCTATTCGGACGACTGCGAGCTATTGGAGATCGTGCTGCCGGCCGAGTTCGAGACGGTGATGCTGGAGAAGTAGCGCCGCTTCTTCTTACCCTCTCCCCATAGCCCGTCGAAGACGGGCGTAAACGCCCTTATGAGGGAGAGGGTGCCGAGCCGCTGTTGCGGCGAGGCGGGTGAGGGGGCGGATTTCGACGCGAACTGTGACCCCTCACCCGGCTCGCGCTTCGCTGCCGCTCAGCGCGATCCACCCTCTCCCTCAAGGGGAGAGGGGAAGAAAGCGCGCCGCTCACGTCTTGCCATTCTCCACATCGTCATCCGACAACACACGATAGGCCGCGCCTTCCATGTCGTTGTATTGGCCGCTGCGCAGCGACCAGAGGAAGGCGAACAGGCCGAGCAGGCCAAGGCCGAGCGCCAGCGGCAACAGATAGATGATGACGTTCATGTCACGCTCGTTTCTTCAGGCGATCCAACTTCCGTTCGTCCTCGCGAAAGCGGGGGCACAGACTCTGGATTCCCGCTTGCGCGGGAATGAACGGAGTTTTTGTCCGCTGCCGCGCCGGCATCCTTCGCATTCGCACGCAGCGCATTCAGCGTCACCAGCAGCGACGAACCGGACATCGCCGCCGCCGCAATCAACGGCGTCACCAGACCAGCGATAGCGACCGGCACGGCAATGGCATTGTAGATCACGGCGAGCCACAGGTTCTGCACCATCAGGTGGCGCGCGCGCCGCGAAATCGTGATGGCGTCGAGCACGGCCACCAGCCGCTCGCCGAGGAACACGGCGTCGGCATGCGCCTGCGTGACGTCGGCGGCCGAGATCGGTGACAGCGAGACATGCGCAGCCGCGAGCGACGGCGCGTCGTTGAGGCCGTCGCCGACCATCAGCACGCGACGGCCGCGCTGCTTGAGCGCATCGATGAAAGCGATCTTTTCCGCGGGATCGACGCCGCCCATCCATTGCGGAATGCCGAGCGCTTCAGCCACCGGCGCCACCGCTTCCCTGCGGTCGCCGGACAGGATGTGCAGGTCGAAGCCGAGATCGCACAGCGCCTGCACGGTCTCGATGGCGTCAGGCCGCAGACTTTGCGCGATCGCGAACGCCGCGGTGCGGTCGCCATGGCGGAAATAGATTTGGGAGACCCCCTCTCCGTTCGTCCCCGAAGAAACCTGGCAGAAGCCCGCACTACCCAATCGCATTTCGACGCCGTCAACGATGGCGTGCACGCCCTGCCCCGGCTCCTCCACCGCGCCATCGAACGGCGTGGTGCTCGTCGCCTCCTTGGCCAGCGCCATGGCCAGCGGATGCCGGCTCGATTGCGCCAGCCGCGACGCTGCCTGCATGACACCGGCATCGATGTCGGTATCATTGACGACGCGCGGCTCCGGCAAAGTCAGCGTGCCCGTTTTGTCGAACACGATGGTGTCGGCTTCGGCGAGGCGCTCGATGGCATCGCCGGCATTCAGGATGATGCCGCGCCGGAACAGCGCGCCGGAAGCAACGACCTGCACCGCCGGAATGGCCAGCGCCAGTGCGCAGGGACAGGTGATGATCAACACCGCGATGGCGATCAGGATCGAGTCGTGCGCCGACGCGCCAAAGAGCCACCAGCCGAGGAAGGTCAGCGCGGCGGTGAGATGCACCACCGGCGAATAGATGCGCGCCGCCTCGTCGGCGAGACGCCGCGTGCGCGACTTGGCGCTGGCGGCCTTGTCCAGCAGCTTCTCGATCTCGTCGAGCAACGAATTGCCGCCGCCGGCGGTGACCCGCATGGTCAGCGTGCCGGTGAAGTTGAGGCTGCCGGCATAGACCTTGGCGCCGGCCTTGATGGCGCGGCGCGCGGTCTCGCCGGTGATCAGGCTTTCGTCGATCTCGGACGTGCCGTTGATCACCTCGCCGTCCGCAGGCACGCGCTCGCCCGGCTTGACCAGAATGCGATCACCGGCGCGCAGCGACCCCGCCAGCACATTGACCAGCTCGCCATCGACGAAGCGATGCGCGGTGTCGGCCCGCAACGCGGCGAGATTACCGGCGGTGGCACGCGTGCGCCGGCGCATCGCATGCTCGAGCGCACGGCCGACCAGCAAGAAGAACAGCAGCATCAGCGCCGAGTCGAAGTAAGCGTGCTCGGCGTGATTGGCGGTCTCAACCACCGACATGCCGAGCGCCAGAATGACGCCGAGCGAAATCGGCACGTTCATGTTGAGCGTGCCGGCGCGCAGCGCCGCCCATGCGCTGGTGAAGAACGGCTGGCCCGCATAGGCCGCCGCTGGCAGCGCAATCAGCGCCGAAGCCCAGTGGAAGAAATCGCGCGTTTCGGGCGTGATGTCGGTGACATTGCCCGACCACACCGACACCGACAGCAGCATCACATTCATTGCGGCGAAGCCGGCCACCGCGAGACAGCGCGTCAGCCGGCGCGTCTCGGCCGCTTCTTCTTCTTCGGCGCGCAGCGGCACGAAGGGATGGCCGCGATAGCCGCTGGAGCGCAGGGCATCGAAGATGCGCGCCGGTTCGTCGAGCGCATCGGACCAGGCGACATGCAGACGGCGGTTGGTGTAGTTGACCCGCGCCTCGGTGACGCCGGGCAAATTCTTCATCGCATGCTCAATACGCGCAATGCATGCACCGCATGTGATACCCTCCACGGCTACATCCATGCCATGGGTGCCGTCGGCTTCCGGCTTGACGTAAGGCGAGACGTCGAGGGTTTCGGTCATATGCGGCTCGCCTACTTCAACGTCACCCGGCTGCGCGAGCGGAACACGCGCTCGCCGTCACGCTCGAGGTCGATGACCAGTTCCCATTGTCCGGCGGGCGCTGTCGCGACGCCATGAAACTGCCCGGCGCCGATGAGGCTGAGCGGCACGTCGTGATCGCGCCGCGCATCGGCCGGGTGTTCGAGATGCGCCACGGCGGCAAGACCCGTGACCGGCTCGCCCTTGGCGTCACGCACCGCGATGTCGAGAACGGCCTCGCCGGCCTTGTCATGGATCAGCTTGCCGTCGACCCGCCAGTTGCGCGCCGACTGCTTTTCAGCGGCGGCGATCTCCTGCTTGAACTGGAGCCCGGCCTTGTACGAACTCGAGGTCTGCACGCCGCCGAAGGTCGAGGTTGCCGCCTTCACCATCACGGCGTTAACGCCCATGACCAGGGCAAAGAAGCCGATCAGCGAGAACAGGACGGTCCGGCCCGTCACTTCGCGCGGCTTGGTGTCGTGCGGCTGTGCCATGTTATCTCCTCTCAGGACCGAAGAAGTGATCGCGCACCTGCGCCACGGCGCCGGAGTCGATATCGATCAGGCTGAACAGAATCGATGTCGAGGCCGCCGGCGGCGTCTGGCTGTAATCGGTGACCAGCACGCGCACTTCCTTGGTCTGGTCCGGGCCGACCGAGACGAGCTGCCGGCCGTCGGCGCGCGGCGGCAGGCCGACATAGTCGATCAGCGTTGACGGCAGGCCCTCCACGGCGACGATGAAGTCGCGCGATTTGAGCTGCTTATTGACGATGCGGATGGTGTAGCCGTTGCGCAATGAGCCGTCCGACAGCCGCACGAACATCGGGTTGCGGTCGTGGATGACGCTGATGCCTTCCGAGCCGCGCGTCGCCAGCGCATAAAGCATGACGCCGCCGGCAACGGCGATGATCGCAGCATAAAGCGACGTGCGCCAGCGGATCAGCCTGTACGTCGAAGGCTTGCCCTCCTGACGCGCCTTGATGTTGAGGTCGGTGTCATAGGCGATCAGACGTGTCGGACGGCCGAGCTTGGCCATGATATTGTCGCAGGCGTCGATGCACAGCCCGCACTGGATGCAGCCGAGCTGCGAGCCCTGGCGAATGTCGATGCCAGTCGGGCAGACATGCACGCATTGCAGGCAGTCGACGCAATCGCCGGCGCGCTCGCCGTGCGCCTTCATCTGCTCGGCCTTCTTGGCCGACATGCGCGGCTCGCCGCGATCGTAACGATAGGTGACGTTCAGCGCATATTCGTCGGTCAGCGCCGCCTGAATGCGCGGCCACGGGCACATATAGAGGCAGACCTGCTCGCGCATGTGGCCGGCAAGCGCATAGGTCGTGAAGGTGAGAATGCCGATCCAGGCATAGGCCACGAACGGCGCATTGCCCGTGGCAAGATCCTTCACCAAAGTCGGGGCATCGGCAAAATAAAGAACCCAGGCGCCGCCGGTCCACCACGCCACCATCAACCACAGGAAATGCTTAGCGCCCTTGCGCGCGTAGGTCTCGAGCGTCCACGGCTGCGACTCGCGCTTCATGTGCTCGCGGCGATCGCCCTCGGTGAAGCGCTCGATCGCCATGTAGAGATCGGTCCACACCGTCTGCGGGCACAGATAGCCACACCAAACGCGGCCGGCGAGCGCATTCATCAGGAACAGGCCGATGGCGGCGAGGATCAGGAGACCGGTGAGGTAGTAGACCTCCTGCGGCCACAGTTCGATGAAGAAGAAATAGAAGCGGCGGTTCGGGAAATCGATCAGCACCGCCTGCGACGGCGCGTTCGGCCCGCGATCCCAGCGCACGAAGGGCAGCAGATAATAGATGCCCAGGGTGATGAGCAGCACCGCCCATTTGATGCGGCGGAAGGTGCCATGCACGCTCTGCGGATAGATTTTGCGGCGCGCGGCGTAGAGCGGAATGTCGTCGATATCGTCATCGGCCGACGGTGGCGATGGCGGAGGGGCCGCGGCCTTGACCTCGGATTGCCGCACCAGTTCTTCAAGTTGTGTCATGATCGCTTCCGCCGGAATTACGCGGCAAATCTAGACTCGCCGTAATCTGGCACCTTGATCTGCCTCAAGCAAAAATCCCGGCCGAGCGGCCGGGATTTTCCTTTGTTGTCAGTACCTTGTCAGAGCTAGTGACTGGCTACTTCTCGCCGCCGCCGAAACCATAGACATAGACGGCCAGCGCCTTGATCACCGGCTCGGAAAGGCGGCCTTCCCAGACCGGCATGACGCCGCCGCGGCCGTTCTGAAGGCCCTGCACGATGGTCGCCTTGTCGGAGCCGTAGAGCCAGATCTTGTCGGTCAGGTTCGGGGCGCCAACCTCGCGGTTACCCTTGCCGGCGTCGCCGTGGCAGACCGCGCAGTTGTCGGCAAAGACCTTCTGACCGGCCTTGAGATCGGCGCCGGCTTCGGTCGGCAGACCCGACAGCGAGCGCGCATAGTCGGCGACGTTCGACATTTCGGCGGGCTTCAGCACGTCCTTGAAGGGCGGCATGTTGCCCTGCCGGCCGCTGTCGTGACCGCCGCGGATGCCGAAGCGGATGGTCTGCTCGATATCCGCGAGCTTGCCGCCCCACAGCCAGTCGTCGTCATTGAGGTTGGGATAGCCCTTGGCGCCGCCGCCGCCGGCGCCGTGGCACGGCGCGCAGTTGTCGGCGAAGGCAACGCGTCCTTGCGCCCGCGCGAAGTCGATCAGTTGCGGGCTGGCGGCGATGTCGGCCGTCGAGGCCGACGCCAGTTGCTGCATCATCGGCCCGCGCATCGCGTGCAGGGCGGTGATGTCCTCGACCACGGCGGCGCGCGAGTTGTAGCCGAACATGCCCTTGGTCGCGTCGCTCACCAGCGGCCAGGCCGGGTAGACGACCCAATAGCCGATCGACCAGATGATGGTGAGGTAGAAGGTCCACAGCCACCACCGCGGCAGCGGCGTATTGAGCTCACGCAACCCATCCCATTCATGACCGGTGGTCGCGGTACCGGTCAGGGCGTCGATCTGTTTGTGTTCCTCAGCCACGGCTCAGTCCTCCCGCAGCGGAATGCGCGCTGCTTCGTCGAATTGCTTCTTTCGCGATGGCCAGAAGGCGTAGACGACCACGGCGAGAAAGATCGCGGTGAAGTAGATGAGTCCCCAGGTCTGGGCGAACTCGGCGGCGGCTTTGTAGGTCGGATCCATATCAATTCACCTTGACGGTCACCGGATATTGGCTTTGTCGTCGTACATCTTGAAGTCGACCGACGTGCCGAGCATCTGCAGATACGCAATCAGCGCATCGGCTTCGGTCACGCGGGCGGGATTGCCGTCGAAGTCGCGTGCCAGCGCCTTGGGATAGCGCTTGACGAGATCGGCGGCGTCCGGGTTGTCGACCGTTGCCTGCACCTCGACATCCTTGGTCGCGCTCTCGATCATCTCCGGCGTATAAGGAACGCCGAGCAGCGCCTGAACCTTCATGTCCTCGGCGACGTGCTTGAAGTCGAGATCGGCCTTGGCGAGGAAGCTGTAGGCCGGCATCACCGAGCCTGGCACCACCGCGCGCGGATCGGCCAGATGGTCGCGGTGCCAGTCGTCGGAGTACTTGCCACCAACGCGAGCGAGATCGGGACCGGTGCGCTTCGAGCCCCATTGGAACGGGCGGTCATACATGCTCTCGGCCGCCAGCGAGTAGTGGCCGTAGCGTTCGACCTCGTCGCGCAGCGGACGGATCATCTGCGAGTGGCAAAGGTAGCAGCCCTCGCGGACGTAGATGTTGCGGCCGGCGAGTTCGAGCGGCGTATAGGGCCGCACGCCCGCGACCTTCTCGATCGTATTCTTGAGATAGAACAGCGGCACGATCTCGACCAGACCGCCGACGGCTATCACCAAGAGAATGCCGATAACGAGAACGATGGAGTTCTTCTCGAAGATGGCGTGTTTTTGCCAAAGTGACATTGTCGTCCCCGTTTATTCGGCAGGCTGGAGCCGGATTTCGGCTTCACCGGCGACGGCTTTGGAGTTCACCGTCATCCAGAGATTGAAGACCATGATCAGAGCGCCGCTGAGGAACAGGAGTCCGCCGAGCGCACGGATCACATAGAAGGGATGCATGGCCTCGACCGTTTCCACGAAGGAGTATTCGAGGAAGCCGAGCGAGGTGTAGGCGCGCCACATCAGACCCTGCAGGATGCCCGACACCCACATCGCGGTGATGTAGAGCACGATGCCGATGGTCGAGATCCAGAAGTGCCAGTTGACGAGCTTGAGCGAGTAGAGCTTGCGGTTCCACAGCCACGGCACGAGGCAGTAGATGGCGCCGAAGGAGATGTAGGCGACCCATCCGAGCGCGCCGGAGTGGACGTGGCCGATGGTCCAGTCGGTGTAGTGCGACAGCGAGTTCACCACCTTCACCGACATCATCGGACCTTCGAAGGTCGACATGCCGTAGAAGGCGACCGACACCACCATCATGCGCAAGACCGGATCGGTACGCAGTTTGTCCCAGGCACCCGACAGCGTCATGATGCCGTTGATCATGCCGCCCCAGGAGGGCATCCACAGCATGATCGAGAAGGTCATGCCGAGCGTCTGCGCCCAGTCCGGCAACGCCGTGTAGTGCAGGTGATGCGGGCCCGCCCAGATGTAGAGGAAGATCAGCGCCCAGAAGTGGATGATCGACAGCCGGTAGGAATAGACCGGACGATCGGCCCGCTTCGGGATGAAGTAGTACATGATGGCGAGGAAGCCGGCGGTGAGGAAGAAACCGACCGCGTTATGGCCGTACCACCATTGCACCATCGCATCCTGCACGCCCGACCACACGATGTAGGACTTGGGCGAGAACAGAGAAACCGGCACTGTCGCATTGTTGCCGAGGTGCAGGACCGCGATGGTGACAATGAAGGCAAGGTAGAACCAGTTGGCCACGTAGATATGCGGCTCGGACCGCCGCCAGATCGTGGCCAGGAACACCAGCAGATAGACGACCCAGACGACCGTCAGCCACAGGTCCGAGTACCATTCGGGTTCGGCGTATTCCTTGCCCTGCGTCACGCCGAGCAGATAGCCGGTGCCGGCAATGACGATAAAGAAGTTATAGCCGAGCACGACGAACCACGGCGCCAGATCGCCGGCGAGTCGCGCGCGGCAGGTGCGCTGCACGACATAGAACGACGTCGCCAGAAGCACGTTGCCGCCGAAGGCGAAGATCACGGCGGAGGTGTGCAGCGGGCGCAAACGGCCGAAGCTGGTCCATGGCAAGTCGAGGTTCAGCGCCGGATAAGCGAGTTGCAGCGCGATCACGACGCCGACCAGGAAGCCGGCCACACCCCAGAACACGGCTGCGATGGTGGCGAATTTCACAGGACCCAAATTGTAGTTCGGGCGGCCATCGGCGGTGACCAGCGCGGGCCTTTCGGCCGGGCGATCGAAGTACCGATTCGCGATGGCAAAGACCGCCGCGATGCTCGCGGCCGTAAAGAGGTAGGCGTGGAATGCGTACTCAGGCGTATAGGCCTTGGCAGCGATCACGATCGACAGCAGCGCGAGGGCGGAAAATGCCAGCGCCAAGCCGCCTTCGCCGATCGTCATTCTTTTTTGGGGAGCGAGCGCGTTCGCCATGATGGAGGTTCCGTTGAATGGCTGGCCGGAGGGAATGCTGGCCGCGACGGAATATCCGGGACCGGCGCGCCGGTAGCCTTGATGAAT
The Pseudolabrys sp. FHR47 genome window above contains:
- a CDS encoding branched-chain amino acid ABC transporter permease — protein: MTVLDPAHTMTPQTYMQQLSRWRALEIAFWLATLLPFWLFPTYLSLASQIAITALFALSLDLILGYAGIVSLGHAAFFGLGAYSAGIFTKFVWGEPFSGLLVAALVAGVVGYASSFIISRFRHLTLIMITLGLGLLLHEAANSASWLTGGSDGLQGVSIQPVFGVFKFDLYGYTAYGYALGILFLCFLFTRHLINSPFGLALRGIRENFTRMPAIGADSRAHIRKVYTISAIIAGIAGGILAQTTETVALEVLSFERSADVLVMLVLGGAGRLYGGLIGAAVFLIARDQFSGINPQYWYFWIGVLLVVVVMLLPNGILGGLSKLTARWRRT
- the ccoS gene encoding cbb3-type cytochrome oxidase assembly protein CcoS; this encodes MNVIIYLLPLALGLGLLGLFAFLWSLRSGQYNDMEGAAYRVLSDDDVENGKT
- a CDS encoding YaiI/YqxD family protein, whose amino-acid sequence is MEDPPSPVIRIFVDADACPVKNEVYRVAERYGLKVFIVANSFMNVPRSELIERVIVPEGPDVADQWIAERAGGHDIVVTADVPLAARCVKNGSSVLSPTGKVFDDDAIGMALASRNLMADLRSAGAVTRGPPPLSRQDVSRFLSALDLAVGRIRRRAP
- a CDS encoding ABC transporter ATP-binding protein, with amino-acid sequence MSAQTIALSARGVQKSFGSLVVARDINIDLPVGARYALIGPNGAGKTTLINLMTGMLVPNAGQIVLGGEDVTAMKPQARVKRGLARTFQINTLFAGLNPLEAVTLAVCERRGIAGRFWQNIAGNKDAIEEAYEILAKLKLGDAAYQTTRELPYGRQRLLEIALALATKPKVLLLDEPAAGVPVEESGEIFEVVAGLSDELTLLFIEHDMHVVFRFATHIIVLVGGAIFTQGSPAEISTDPGVREVYLGTRKHG
- a CDS encoding orotate phosphoribosyltransferase, producing MTTDAHFLDRDTIAELTARMYLDTGAVRFMGDKPFIFTSGWASPVYNDSRWLISFPDVRSAIMGYMVNAIDRDIGRDKLDAVAGGETAGIPFAAWVADRMHLPMQYVRKKPKGFGRGAQIEGELKAGQRVLLVEDLATDGRSKVNFVKAIRDADGHCDHCTVIFFYNIYKEGEKVLGDLGVTLHYLTTWRDVLRVAKKMDRFEPKMLAEVENFINDPAGWSKAHGGVSTAAE
- a CDS encoding ABC transporter ATP-binding protein; the protein is MADALLRLTNVTAGYGDAVVLNDISLEIGNHGALAVLGRNGVGKSTLMLTIMGFTQMKAGQVFWRGQDISRQPPHWRANNGIAWVAQEREIFPSLSVEENLTVAARGGEWSLEAIYRMFPRLNERKRNMGNQLSGGEQQMLAIARALMTNPSLLLLDEPFEGLAPVIVEELIGAVKLMLSGQKLAIVLVEQHTDVALELTENAVVLERGAVMHRAPSAELQKDTETLERYVGLRVAAEH
- a CDS encoding cupin domain-containing protein — translated: MAKKRSKTRKKLPKPVQPRKPAKHNARRAVSAKTRAKKPKQKFHVSHHNEADFDQGLRSYAKYRDLGLALATSGMVQAHVIRFIPPFKAEDVAHPHFHDVDLQMIYVLKGWYKTEFEGEGVHTFTAGSCWIQPPKIKHTVLGYSDDCELLEIVLPAEFETVMLEK
- a CDS encoding branched-chain amino acid ABC transporter permease, with the protein product MLPPVFGVLFDGIAYGMLLFLLSVGMSVTLGLMNFVNLAHCAFGMIGAYVAVMLMKDFNWNFFATLPFAFLSAALVSVVVERTLYRKLYRATDLDQVLLTIGLAFISVAAAAWFFGTTQQPVAMPSYMRGSINFLGLNIGIYRMFLVAVGIVVTILLVMTLEHTRFGAQVRAAVDNQRMARGLGIDVDRTFAVTFALGSGLAGLGGALAIEIVGLDPHFAFIYLVYVLIVVSVGGLGSIAGSFAAACLIGISDIAGKYYVPELGGFLIYLVMVAVLMWKPAGLFGKRS